One part of the Mya arenaria isolate MELC-2E11 chromosome 3, ASM2691426v1 genome encodes these proteins:
- the LOC128228046 gene encoding ATP-binding cassette sub-family C member 5-like, producing the protein MKESNENGGELPANALDRKVSLTGYTNVVLDHSKPDRLDEDRDKLRVRFAEMPSMSYDGGINIPIKRKYSVALQVLKPFRPSSKDGKLPINKVGFFSYVFLTWFSPLIWRMYRNRHEPVAEKDIWQCSSADGVMKNAERMERLWTEEVERSGEKKASFYRVWVKFIRTRTLATLVLLSINALFTFLSSAFLLNLVVAYLESVSTDLTYGIGLTVAMFGCEIIRALSFSNVFVFGAQTGARFRSGYMGIMYKKLLKLRTVKGKTSSEIINVFSVDSYRVYIASSVCVFLLSVPIYALIGTVYCYYLIGYWCFVSIGTFAVCYLGQMVLTRLMETLRRSSSQFTDTRVRRMGEILNSIKFIKMYAWEKPFNDAIQEVRSCEQTYVLYSALVSAITGSIIPVTPTIASVVTITVYTAVGNDLSASTAFAVIGTMNFLRIIVALLPFSLRAYGEAKVSFNRLEKLLLMDEYSTPSSDTYDKTNSLEMKAASFVWELQPESNSNEALKKRPSVTSLSSRRESVNLFQLNDVSLDVKKGQLLGICGTVGSGKSSLISALLGRMLQTKGHLAVDGNVAYVAQQAWIFNASLKENILFGREFDEQKYRKAIQCCGLEPDLELLKDGDETEIGERGANLSGGQKQRVNLARAVYSDSDIYFLDDPLSALDVRVGKLIFHECIKSQLARKTVILVTHQLQYLKDCDEVVVMEGGDIAEKGQHIELINNGGLYTDMFRIFDSTSMSPRKAIGLGDGEPAPSKKEPLKERSVKTENGTAAPPLSKSNGILKKKKGKGKLVLAEEAGIGEIGFSTYHSYIKAAGGWLTTVAVILMYFITSGSLTFTDWWLSEWIDSLGKQEANSSTLQNESIPNTTYAAPSDVNNTLTIAAEGGISYDTYFIVYISSLAMILVTLLVNGFSHAKASINAVNRLHNLCLDRVMKAPMSFFDSTPTGRILNRFSKDLDEGDVFLPQVTNSLLRILSLTLVSIALSAYITPWILIGVVPVVIVFYIMKQISTVTIRQLKRLENITRSPLISHVNTTSQGLTTIVGYEQQERFYERCSNFGDVASLTVFLFDVSMRWIGLRLDLVAGIMTVSCSLIFVLTKGLISPAAAGLVLGLCGRTVSIVQFLVRLMNEAEARFTSIERLQEYKTNLISEPQDEKKVVPPTWPENGGLTFQGVVMRYRPEMDPVLRKVSFNIHPREKIGVVGRTGAGKSSLAACLFRLVEISEGAITIDGEDISLLSLKTLRSKVSTITQDPVLFSGSVRYNIDPFSQFNDDIIWEALQKVHMKEKIEQFDDSLEVVVDENGENFSVGERQLLCLARAVIRKSKILLLDEATANIDTSTDAMIQQTIRNCFAKCTVITIAHRLNTVLHSDRIIVLDAGQVMEIGTPQDLLSNPHSFFNGMIAAQTVKTPSP; encoded by the exons ATGAAGGAATCAAACGAGAATGGAGGCGAACTGCCGGCGAACGCCCTGGACAGGAAGGTTTCTCTGACCGGATATACGAATGTGGTTCTGGACCACTCCAAGCCTGATAGGTTGGATGAGGACAGGGATAAACTCAG GGTGCGTTTTGCAGAGATGCCGTCGATGAGCTACGATGGAGGTATAAACATTCCGATAAAGAGGAAATATTCAGTTGCTCTACAAGTTCTAAAGCCGTTTAGACCTTCCTCCAA GGATGGAAAGCTTCCTATCAACAAAGTTGGATTTTTCTCGTACGTGTTCCTGACGTGGTTCTCTCCACTGATCTGGCGAATGTATCGCAACCGTCACGAACCAGTGGCCGAAAAAGACATATGGCAGTGTTCATCAGCTGATGGCGTAATGAAGAACGCTGAAAg AATGGAGCGTCTTTGGACAGAGGAAGTCGAACGTAGTGGTGAAAAGAAGGCGTCGTTTTATAGAGTGTGGGTGAAATTCATTCGGACGAGAACGCTGGCAACTCTTGTGCTGCTGAGCATCAATGCACTTTTCACTTTCCTGTCATCA GCTTTTCTGTTAAACCTTGTTGTAGCTTATCTTGAATCAGTGTCAACGGATCTTACATATGGCATCGGTTTGACGGTTGCCATGTTCGGGTGCGAAATCATACGCGCCCTCTCCTTTTccaatgtgtttgtgtttggaGCGCAGACTG GAGCCAGATTTCGGTCCGGCTACATGGGCATTATGTACAAGAAACTCCTCAAACTACGTACTGTTAAAGGAAAAACAAGTTCAGAG ataatcaATGTGTTCAGTGTTGATTCCTACCGCGTGTACATTGCTTCATCCGTCTGCGTCTTCCTCCTCTCCGTTCCCATCTATGCCTTGATCGGCACCGTATATTGCTACTATTTGATTGGTTATTGGTGCTTCGTCTCTATAGGAACATTTGCAGTCTGTTACCTTGGTCAG ATGGTCCTTACGCGATTGATGGAGACGTTGCGAAGAAGCAGCTCGCAATTCACCGATACTCGG GTGCGGCGAATGGGAGAAATTTTAAACAGCATAAAATTCATAAAGATGTATGCGTGGGAAAAGCCGTTTAATGACGCAATACAAG AGGTTCGATCCTGTGAACAAACGTACGTGTTGTATTCGGCCCTGGTGAGTGCTATCACTGGGTCTATCATCCCTGTCACACCGACCATTGCCTCAGTTGTCACCATAACAGTCTATACTGCCGTCGGAAACGACCTCTCGGCATCAACG gcTTTCGCTGTAATAGGAACGATGAACTTTTTACGGATCATAGTTGCACTGCTCCCGTTTAGCCTGCGAGCATACGGGGAGGCCAAAGTCAGCTTTAACAGATTAGAG AAACTTCTTTTGATGGATGAGTATAGTACCCCGAGCTCTGACACATACGACAAGACGAATTCACTAGAAATGAAGGCCGCTTCCTTTGTATGGGAATTGCAACCTGAGTCTAATTCCAATGAAGCATTAAAGAAACGACCCAGTG tGACAAGCCTTAGTTCAAGACGGGAGAGTGTGAACTTGTTTCAATTGAACGATGTTTCATTAGATGTGAAAAAG GGTCAACTTCTAGGTATTTGCGGGACAGTTGGTTCCGGAAAATCATCCTTAATTTCGGCTTTACTCGGACGa ATGCTACAAACAAAGGGTCATCTTGCCGTCGATGGAAATGTTGCATACGTGGCTCAACAGGCTTGGATATTTAATGCCTCACTCAAAGAGAATATTCTTTTCGGCAGGGAATTTGACGAACAAAA ataCAGAAAAGCTATTCAATGTTGCGGTTTGGAACCTGATCTAGAGCTTCTCAAAGATGGAGACGAAACTGAG ATTGGAGAGCGTGGTGCTAATCTTAGTGGAGGCCAAAAGCAAAGGGTCAACTTGGCACGGGCGGTGTACAGTGACAGTGATATATACTTTCTTGATGATCCGCTTAGTGCTCTAGACGTTCGAGTTGGAAAGCTTATTTTCCACGAGTGCATCAAATCTCAACTCGCACGGAAAACTGTTATTCTTGTAACGCATCAACTGCAG TACCTCAAAGATTGTGACGAGGTTGTTGTGATGGAGGGTGGAGATATTGCTGAAAAAGGTCAACACATTGAGCTGATTAACAATGGTGGTCTGTACACTGACATGTTTAGGATTTTTGACAGTACATCGATGAGTCCTCGAAAAGCAA TTGGGCTAGGGGATGGCGAGCCTGCGCCGTCTAAGAAAGAACCTCTCAAAGAAAGAAGTGTGAAAACTGAAAATGGTACAGCTGCTCCACCTCTGTCAAAATCCAACGGAATTCTAAAGAAAAAGAAGGGAAAAG GCAAACTGGTTTTGGCGGAAGAGGCTGGGATTGGCGAGATCGGATTTTCTACATACCATTCCTACATAAAGGCTGCTGGCGGATGGCTTACCACCGTGGCAGTtatattgatgtattttataACTTCTGGCTCTCTTACTTTTACCGACTGGTGGCTTAGCGAATGGATCGATTCACTTGGAAAACAG GAAGCAAATAGTTCAACTTTACAGAATGAGTCAATtccaaatacaacgtatgcagCCCCCAGTGATGTAAACAACACGTTGACAATTGCTGCTGAAGGAGGGATTAGCTATGACACATATTTCATTGTCTACATTAGCTCATTGGCTATGATATTGGTCACTTTACTTGTGAATGGTTTTAGTCATGCAAAG GCTTCGATAAATGCAGTCAACCGGCTTCATAACTTATGCCTTGACCGTGTGATGAAGGCTCCAATGTCATTCTTTGACTCAACCCCAACCGGCCGAATCCTCAATAGATTTTCGAAAGATTTGGATGAAG gTGACGTCTTTCTACCACAAGTGACAAACTCACTTCTTCGAATCCTTAGTTTGACCCTTGTATCCATTGCATTGTCGGCGTATATTACGCCATGGATTCTAATAGGGGTCGTTCCAGTTGTGATCGTCTTTTATATCATGAAACAGATTTCTACTGTGACAATAAGACAACTGAAACGTCTGGAAAATATTACCCGGTCGCCTCTGATAAGCCATGTAAACACCACATCACAAGGTCTTACAACGATTGTTGGTTATGAACAGCAGGAACGATTTTATGAAAG ATGTTCGAATTTCGGTGACGTCGCTTCGTTGACGGTGTTTCTATTTGACGTTAGTATGCGGTGGATTGGATTGCGATTAGACCTAGTTGCAGGCATAATGACAGTCTCGTGTAGCTTGATTTTCGTCCTGACAAAGGGTCTCATATCTCCAGCTGCAGCTGGACTTGTACTTGGACTTTGCGGAAGG aCTGTAAGCATTGTCCAGTTTTTGGTCCGTTTGATGAATGAAGCTGAGGCCAGATTTACCTCAATTGAAAGACTCCAAGAGTACAAAACG aacTTGATTTCCGAACCACAAGATGAAAAGAAGGTTGTTCCCCCAACATGGCCTGAAAATGGTGGATTAACTTTTCAAGGCGTTGTCATGCGTTATCGTCCTGAGATGGACCCAGTGTTACGCAAAGTAAGCTTTAACATCCACCCAAGAGAGAAGATCGGAGTTGTTGGCCGCACGGGGGCAG GGAAGTCCAGTCTGGCAGCGTGTCTCTTTCGACTGGTGGAAATAAGTGAAGGTGCAATCACAATTGACGGTGAAGACATTTCCTTACTTTCCCTAAAGACTTTGCGATCCAAGGTCTCGACCATCACACAGGACCCGGTATTATTCTCAGGCAGTGTAAG ATACAACATAGATCCATTCTCCCAATTTAATGATGACATTATATGGGAAGCTTTGCAGAAAGTCCACATGAAAGAAAAG ATTGAGCAGTTTGACGACAGCCTGGAGGTGGTAGTGGACGAAAATGGAGAAAACTTCTCTGTCGGCGAGCGCCAGTTGCTCTGTCTGGCAAGAGCTGTCATCCGTAAAAGCAAA ATTTTACTTCTTGACGAGGCTACTGCAAACATTGATACATCGACAGATGCCATGATTCAACAAACGATCCGCAATTGCTTCGCGAAATGTACGGTTATCACAATTGCGCACCGACTCAATACTGTTCTACACAGTGACCGAATTATCGTGCTGGATGCTGGACAG GTTATGGAGATAGGCACACCTCAAGATCTGCTTTCGAATCCGCACTCGTTTTTTAACGGCATGATTGCTGCCCAGACAGTGAAAACACCATCACCATAA